Sequence from the Sphingobacteriaceae bacterium GW460-11-11-14-LB5 genome:
ATTTTCAGCCAGTTTATCCAGCTCATAAAACGTAATACCCTTAGTTATAAAAGATTAATGCAGCTGGTAAACAGGCAGTTGTTTTTTTACCAGCTTCATAATTTTAAAACAGATATTTCAATTTTAAAATATTTAGAACCAAATATTAATGCTCATTTATATCATGTAATACTTGAAGTCTGGTTCGGTGCTTTAGAAGAAGAAAAAAATAGTATTGAAATCGATGATTTTGGCCTGTGGCTTTTTAACCTGGTTCAGGAAAATCCGGCATTAAAAGCTAAATTAATAACAAGTTTAAAATTGGCAGTTACCGCTGCCGTGCTTAAAAATGAGGCTATAACAATAATCGAACGGTTTAATAATTTAATCGCTGCCATTCATAAGCAGCAGGATGTAACAGCAATTAAACCAAAATTTAAAGAAAAGGAAGACTTAGTCAATCCGAAAAAAACTGGTGAAATTAAAAAGGAAGCTTCGGTTTTAATCGAAAATGCAGGTTTGGTTTTGCTTTATCCATATTTTAAAAACCTGTTCAATTTTCTGCAGTTGTTAAATGGCCATGCATTTATTGATGAAAAGGCTATGAATAAAGCCATTGTATACTTGCATTATTTAATTTACAACGAAATGCCCGAAGACGAAACGCTGTTGGTTTTGAATAAAATATTGTGTGGTGCTGATCCTGAAACGGTAATCCATCTACACGAGATCACCTTTACGGAAGAAGAACTCGCAGAAGCCAACGAATTAAAAAGGACAGTAATTCAACATTGGTCGAAACTTGGATCAACAACGGTACAGGGTTTTACCGATACCTTTTTAAAACGTGACGGAAGTTTAATTTTCCGTGCCGGCGATTACCATTTATATGTAGAAAAAAAGGGTTTTGATGTTTTATTAGACACTTTGCCCTGGCCGATATCAATAATACGCTTACCATGGAACAACTATTTAATCAACCTGAACTGGTAAACAATAACCTGCAGGCAAATGCAGATGCACTTTTAGCCGAATTAAACTGGTTTGAAAAAGTGTTGCAGTTGCGTAGCGCCATTAATGCCGGTAATGTGGCTGCTGGTACCCGTATTTTTGATGCCCACCCGCCCGATTTAAGCAATTTCGATAGTAGTTATGCGAGGTTTCTGGCTAAGTATCAGTTTAAATTTGCCGAGCGTTTTTTGCTTTTCCTTTCCATGGTGAGTCAGATAAAACCACAATGCCTGGATATTTTCCTGGTGAACAATCCACAAACCGGGCAGATATTTACGGAATTTGGCGGTAAAAAAGGAAACGTTTTTAGTGGTTTTTTACCCACAGCCGAAACTTTTTTGTTTTTGCTTGCTTCCGATAATTTAATGCTGCGCTTTGATCTGATGAAATTATTTGATGCCCGAAATCCGCTTTTCGCCTTAAATGTACTGGAGTATGAGCCGCTTCCACCTGGTGAACCTATTTCGAGTATCCCATTACACATTAGTAAAAACTGGTTCGAAGAGTTTACCACAGGCGAAAGAAGCAAACCCCGTTTTTCAACTGATTTTCCGGCTCACCTGATCGAAACCAATATGGAATATGGCGATCTGGTTTTGCCCGAGCATACCCGCGAACACCTGGAGCTGTTAAATGCATGGTTACAGCATAGCCCGACCATGATGAACGATCTGGGGCTGAAACATAAGATAAAACCCGGTTTCAGAACGTTATTTTACGGTCAGCCCGGCACAGGGAAATCTTTAGCAGCCGCTGTTTTGGGTAAAAAGCATAATTTACCGGTTTATCGCATCGATTTAAGCAGGATAGTAAGCAAATATATTGGCGAAACCGGTAAAAACCTGGCCAAGGTATTCGATGCTGCCGAAAATCAGGGTTGGATATTGTTTTTTGATGAAGCTGATGCGCTTTTCGGAAAACGTACCAATGTAAGCGATGCAAGGGATAAATATGCAAATCAGGAAACCAGTTACCTGCTCCAACGGATTGAAGACCACAATGGCCTGGTTATTCTCGCCAGTAATTTTAAACAAAATATCGATCAGGCATTTTTGCGCCGTTTTCAATCAGTAATCGAATTTCCGATGCCAGAGGCCAGTCAGCGGGCCCTGCTCTGGGAACAGGGCTTTTCGCCATTTACAAAAATGGAAGCAAAGATAAACCTCGATGAGATTGCCCAGAAATTTGAACTTACCGGTGGTGTAATTATTAACGTGGTGCAGTATGCCACCATGCAGATGCTTAAAGAAGGGGGAAAAGAAATCAGGCAAAAAGATATTATTGAAGGCGTTAAACGCGAATTAAAAAAATCAGGGCGAACATTATAGGCATGAGCAGCATATTGGCATATCGAAATTCTCCATCCAGGTCTGTAACACACAGCAGGCCAGGGAATAGTGCTATCCAAACCAAGCTGAAGGTTGGGGCTGCAAACGATCCGCAGGAGAAAGAAGCCGATCAGGTTGCAGAAAGGGTCATGCGGATGCCATCGAATGCGGGCTTTGCCATGGCTGGTACCGGTGGTTCGTTATCTGCTATGCAGGTACAACGAAAATGCTCGGGTTGTGAGCAGGAACAAAAAGTTTCCCGTAAGGAAAGCAGCATCATGAGGTTGGCTGCCAGGCCTGCTGTACAGCGTAAATGTGCAACCTGTGCAGATAAAGAAAAAGCATCTCGTAAAGAAAAAACTAAGCTCCAACGTAAATGCGCCAGTTGTGCAGAGAAAGAAAAAGTATCGAAAAAGGAGAAGGTAACACCAGAAAATAAACTTCAGCGCAAATGTAGTTGTGAGCACGAAGAAGAAGTATCGCGTAAACCAGAAGAGTTAAAAGATATAGATCAACCCGAGGTATTACAGGCCAAATCAGAATCGGCTTCTGCGGCAGGAGGAATTGCGCCATCGGGTGTGCAATTGGGTATTAACGCAACGAAAGGTGCCGGTACCACCTTACCCGGAGACGTGAGCCGCGATTTAGGCAGTAAAATGGGAGGTGATTTTTCGGGCGTGAGGATTCATGATACTTCTTACTCTGCGAAATTGAACGATAGTTTAAATGCTAGGGCATTTACCGTTGGCAATAATATTTATTTTAACAAAGGTGAGTATAATCCAAATTCGCAAAGCGGAAGGTTTTTACTGGCACATGAGTTAACGCATACGATGCAGCAAGGGGCTTCGCCCGATATACAGCGCTACAGTTGGGATGAATTTACAGGGGATGTTGCCGGCGGTGTTGATGCCGTAGGAGAAGGACTGAGCGATGCAGCTGGTGCTGTTGCCGATACGGCCAGTGCAGCTGCAGGAGCTGTAGCAGATGCCGCCGGAACGGTTTATGACGCAGGCGTAGAAGCAATAGACTGGCTGGCAACCGAAGCCGGACAGGCAGCCCAGGCATTGGCCGATGCTTTAGGTGTTGACGTAAGAATAACCACCAGTGGTTTGGAAATTGATATTCCTGGTGGTTGCCCGTTGGATGGACATAGTCAACAGTTTACGCTCGATGCTATAGAGGAAGATTTAATGATCCCGATTTTTGCCATGCCAATCGCTCCTGATGTATTCATTTCGGGCGAAGTCGGCATTACAGGAAGCATTACACCAGAAGTTCAGGTTCAGATCGGGCCAATTTGTTTCGACCCGACACATATTTTAATCAATCCTTTAACCAGTAACTACAGCATCAGCGGTGGTATCAGCATTACCAGTGCTTTATCATTAGGTGCAGAATTGCGGGGAGGAATAAAAGGTGAGCTTAGTTTAAGTGGAATTATACCAGTTGGGCCAGTGCCTGTACCGGTAAGTATTCCGCTTTTAAGTGCCGAAGGTGGTCCGGCTGTATTTGTTAGAGCTATCGGCATGCAAACCACACACATTGGTGGTTCATTATCATATGGCGGAGGTACCATTACGGCCAGCCCTGATGTAGATCTGGATTTTGGTGTCGCTGCTGATTTATTTGCCGGTGCTTATGCGCAGCTGAGCGTGCTTGGCTTTAACCTATGCCGGATATACTGGCAACCTTACGAATGGCATGGTGATGCTGCGGCCTCACTTGGTTTATCGGGTAGCATTAGCGGTGTTCCTGGCGTTGGAATTACAGGTGTAAGCGTAGCTACACCAACTTTAACCGGTATTCCTTTTGATAATATTGGATTGGCTATAGATCGAAGTGAGGGTTTTACAGATGATTGCCCGTTGATTTCAGGATTATGTGGTATTTTAAGAGCCTTGCATTATTTACCATCGCAAAATGGTGGAAGCTGGGATTGGAGCGCAACAGGTGCTCCTGGAAGTGGTTCATATGGCCCTGGTCCCAGGTTAGGTGGACCTTTAGAAGCTTATCAAAAAAAACCACCACTAGCCAGTGGGTCTGAATGTAGAGGCGCTTGCGGACCTAATTGCGATACATGCCAGCATGAAGCTATACATCATGAAATTGATCCAGCTACTGGGACACTTTGGGAATATACCATGTTCGAAAACTGCCATACCCATGATGGCTGTAGAGAACACGATGCTGGATTTGATTGGGCTGCCGATGTAAAAGGGGAAACAGGTTCTTGGGCAATGATTTTGCCTTGGCACATGGCCGCAAATATAGAGTGTGCCTGTAATAATTTGGCTGGTAATTGCCCGGCATGGGCTTTTGGCTTACCACCTTATGATCCTCGACCTATGTATTTTGCAGAAACCGCCAAAGCTATTGGTTCTGCAACACCAATAACACCGCATGTTCCACCAGGCGGTGGTGGACCAAATAATGAAGTTGGACCAGATTTTTATCATTATAGTATTAACCCACCGTCGGGAGATTTTGCTGCAGGTGGTGAAAGATGGACAGATTATAAGACGGATTGTAGGGCAGAAGCGCAAGCGGCAACAGGTGTTCCTGATGATTTACAATATATTTCTACCCTACCAGATGCCGTGGCAGATACCTATATCGACAGGAGCAATTTTACAGTAAGGCCAAGAATGTCGGTAGTTCACGGCATCATGTATCCTTATTATCACTATCGAAACCATACGGTAATTCCTGCTGGCACATACACAACCGTTGCTTTAACCGTATTTTCTCCAAACTGCGAATCACCATTAGGCTTTAACGATGATACCTGGTACGATAGGACCGAGCCATTTGATGATGTAAACAATGAGCATCATTTAATTTTTATAAGGGGTACCGAAGGGAATCGGGTAGAAATGATGGCCAGTGAGCCAATTACTATCGAGAAATTTTTACAGGATATTATAGATACAACTTCGGATACAGATCCAAAACATATTCAGGCTGTTACCGCACAAAATTTATACCGTACAGGCGTAGCGCCAAATCTGCAAAAATTAAATACCATTAAAGTTGATGACAATACAGGTAGAGCAATAGATCCAAGTAAACAAGCAGATCTGGAAAAATATGCTAGCGATTTTTGGACAAATTCTATCGCTTTAACCACTATTTTGAGGTCGTTAATAGGAAGAGAAAATTTATCAGATGCCAGAGATCGTTATGCCTTAGAAGGTTTGGCCGGCACCTATGGAAGTGTACCAATACCAAAAGGAGATCAAATGACGGGTGATCATCAACCTCAGGCAGCCGCACTCATTTATTCGGCAGCGCAACCTTATTTCCCGCCAATTAATCCTATAAAAGATGTTTTGGACGGTAGCCACGCACCTTCGGCCTATGTAATTAATCTGCACAAATACAGGCACGAAGCAGGTAGGACTTTTGGTCATAAAAGTAATCCGATTTTGAAAGCCTTTACGGCTGCGGTTGATGCCATCAGGCATGATAGAACTAAAACGCCTAAAGAAAAACGGTCGGATAATGTAGATCTATTGAAAAAAGAGCTGGGTGCAGATGTTCAGGCAATGAGGGGAGTGGTTAATCAGGCAGAAACCCACGATAATTGGAAAGATTTGGGAGAGGTGGGCTTTACAGGTACCGATAAAACCGATTTATACAATGAATTAAAAACACGTATTTTACAAGGAGAACAAGCTATGTTAACACAAAATTTAGATCGATACAAAACATAGATATGGAAAATCTCATAATTAAATTCCTGGCTTTTTTGAATAATCAGGAGGGCTTTTTAGTTGATTTAGAGCCTGCTGACAATAGCATATTAACTAAATTAATAGCCAATTATAACGCAAAAGATTTGGAAGTTTTCGCAGAGTCAAATAATGGTTCTGCCTGGGCAATCTGGAAGCATGAAAATGCCTTGCCAGTTGTATTAATAAGTTCTGAAGGCATTCCTTTTGATATTGCAGCCAGGGATTTTGAAACTTTTTTGGCCTTATTATACTATGGTACAGGCTTAATGTACCAATGCTTAACTTTTCTGGATTTTGCAAAACGGATGGGGCAAACAGAAAAGCAGGCCTTAAAACGTTTTGATAAAAACTATCTCGAAAAGGAGTTACAAAGGTTTCATACAGACTATCAGGATTATAATGTGTTGTATAATTTTATTGATGAACAAGGTGTTGGTAAAATGGAAGATCCAATACAAAGTTTTTTAGCTACTTTTAAATTAAGAAAAGCTTTTAGCGAGTGGAAAGAAAATTTTCAGTAGCCAAATAAATTAATTCAAAAATTCCTTCTTTACCCATTTGTTATCGCTACTTATTTTACGCCAGCCATTACTTTCTTCAACGATAAAAACTTCCTGATTTTTTGTGAGTGCAGAAATTTTTGGAAAGTTGGTGCCTGGTCCGCTTCTTACATTTAAGGTCGTGGCTTTAACAGTTGCCCTGGTTACATTTTTGGTGAAACTTCCATTAACCCAATGCTGTTGCGATGCTGATATTTTATACCAGCCGTTTTTCGCTCCATATACACGCAGAATAGCCCCTAATGTGGCTGGCTCAACTCCTGTAACTTTTTTACTTTGGGCATTCGCATCTTCCCTGATGTTTAGGCTATCGGCCGTAACTGCAACATATTTTAGAATATTTTGCGCAGGTTGCGGAATAGTCCCATTTAAAGCTGCAATTACCAATGGCAGGAAATTTTGATTGCAATTTTCAACTTTGTTACCACCAAAAAAATTAGTGCCCGGGCAGGTTTTATTATTACCTGTTCCATTGTTTCTTACGCCGGTGGTTAAATTAAACCAATGGTGGTAAACTACATTGTCGCTGTTAACTGCGATACCGAATTTTTTACATAGCGCTGCCGTTATCCTTATGATTGTATTTTTGTGCTCAGCGGTCATTGCATCTTTTCCCGTGTCGAAATCCCCAAGATTTTCAATGCAAATGGCATTCGTATTAAAGCCCAAAATACAAGCGGGCGTATTTTCAAGGCTTCTACCCGTTAAAATTGTACCATCGGGAAAAGTGGTAAAATGTTGACCGATATCCATCCAGCCATTATGGCTAACATGGTAACTTTTCATTCCTTGCTGTAAATCAAAGTGATTATTGCCCTTAAAATTGATGTAACTAGGGCTCCAGGTATGATGCTCTTGAATGTGTATGATGGTGCGGGCAACTCTTAAATTTGAAATCCACGTTTCAAATTCATTGATATCCATTTTGGTAAAACCGAATTTACTAGTCATAACAACATTGGTTAAGGTAAAACTTAATTGTTAGAAGGATGAAAATTTTGAAATTCTAAATGTTCTACTAAATATACTTAAAGTTTTTATAATCTTTTTAAGATCAATTGGTTATGTTTTGTATTTTTCGGTTAAATTGCCTTTATCTGTTGTTTTTTTTCTCTTTATCCAAAACCGTAAAAGTTTGTACCAGCCTTTCACCGTTTTCATCCACTAAGGTTAAAGTATGTTTACCTGGCGACGGACTAATAGCCAATTGATGAAAATTAGTGGTGGTGCTCACGTATTCATTATCGATATGCCAATATATTTTAGCACCTGGATTTCTGTGCGCTGCATTAATCACAATTTTACCTCTTGTCCCGTCCAGCTCCAAGGGAATATAAACTATGGCGTTATTTTTAGGGTAAATTACTTCCATTACGCTATTACCGCCTGAAAGGTCACAGCCATCTTTAAAAGGAGGGAGGGATTTGTAATCGCTATTTTTTATTTTGTAGTAATATTCCATTGCTGGTGGTAAAATAAACCAGCTTTTGTGTTGCATATGGGTAATACTTTCACATTGATCGGTTACCCGGTAAGTACCGGTATGGTCTAAATGAACCAGTTTATGGAAGGGGCAAACTGCCGTTTTTTCTCCTGATACAGGCACCAATTCTTCTGCAACATTGGTACAGTATTCTCCAGCTTTATAACCACTCTGCTTGCAGATTTTTATCTTTTTTAATTTGGTGGTTGGTGTTTCAAACCATTTTCCGTTGGGCAATAACCTGAAAATATCGAATAAAACTGGAGCAGCGGCTTCAATTCCAACCAGGCCAGGTCTTCCCTCGCCATCGGCATTGCCTACCCAAACACAAACCACATAATTTGGCGTTAAACCAATGGCCCAGGCATCGCGAAAACCAAAACTTGTACCTGTTTTCCATGCTACTCTTTGCGATGAAGAAAATTGTTCCCATAAGCCTTCATCACCTGGACGCATTACCTCTTCCATTGCATTAAAAGTTGCCCAAATGGAGCCGTGGTCTAAAAAGGATGTACGTTGATAATCTTTTTCATCTTTACCGTCGTTATTGAAATAGCTTGCAGGTTTATAATCTTCAGGATTATACAAGCCTTTATAGGTGTTAAAATGATTCAGGGTGCGTACCATTCCCATATAGGTATTGGCCAGGTCCCACATCGTCACTTCGCTACCGCCTAAAATTAACGACAAACCATAATGATCTGCCGGCTGGTTCAGCGTTCCTATGCCCAGTTTTTTGAGTTTATCATAAAAACGTTCATACTTGTATTGTTGCAGCATTTTTACCGCAGGGATGTTTAGCGAACGGCTCAACGCTTTATCGGCGGCAATGGCACCATCATAACCCAGATCGTAATTTTGTGGCGAATAACCCGCTATTTGAGTCGGGATATCAGGAATTAAGGTGTGCGGCATTATGAAGCCGTCATTCAGCATACTGGCGTAAAGCAAGGGTTTTAAGGTACTGCCAGGACTGCGTGGTGCCTTAATCATGTCAACATGACTTTGTAGGTCGGCATTTTCCGGTTGATAGATATTGCCTACGTAACTTACCACCCGGCCAGTTCTGGCATCGAATACCAGGGCCGAAATATTGTTAATGTCGTTTGCCCGGTAACGGTTATTGTATCGTTTTAATATGGCATTGACTTTAAGTTGTATATTTTCATCTAAGGTAGATGTGATTCTGGTGGAAGGGATTTTAAGACTTGCCTGTTCTACCTTAAAGCGGTTTAATAAATGCGGCGCATTTTGTGGCAAGGGCATAGGCTTGCCCGGAACAGGTTCCAGCTTAGCTAAGTTCGCCGTTGCCTGATCGATGTATTTTAGTTTTGCCAGCTTATCTAATAAATCGTTTCTCTTTTTAATTAATCTTGTCGAGTTTTTACCAGGATGAACCAATGAAGGACTATTTGGGAGTACGGCTAATGTTGCCATTTCGCCCCATGAAAGGGTTTTGGCATTGCGACCATAATAGCGCCAGCTCGCTGCTTCTAAACCGACAACATTACTTCCAAATGGGGCATTAGCGGCATACAAACCAATAATTTCTTCTTTCGAATACCTTATTTCTAAGCGTAGGGCTAAAATCACTTCCAAAAATTTTTGCCAAAGCGTTCGGTCTTGTTTTCGCGATAAACGGACTACCTGCATGGTTAATGTGCTGCCGCCACTGACCACAGCCTTTGCCTTCCAATTTTGCCGCATCGCCCTGCTCATGGCCAAAAAATCGATGCCGAAGTGGCTATAAAACCGCTTATCCTCGAAAGCAATAATGCAATCCTTAAATTTTACCGGAACACTGTCTGCAACAGGGAAGCGCCATTGTCCATCGCTGGCAATGGCTGCACTTAATAAATTGCCATTGCTGGCTTCAATTACAAAGGAAGTAGGCGTTTTGAATAATTTTGAGGGCAGCGAAAAGAGAAATGCCAGAAGCAGGGCAAAGCAAAAAAGATCGGAAATGAGGAAAGCTTTTGGGATTTTGTTCATTTAATTTTTAACGCTGGTTTTATCGCCTCGTTAAG
This genomic interval carries:
- a CDS encoding AAA family ATPase — translated: MVNNNLQANADALLAELNWFEKVLQLRSAINAGNVAAGTRIFDAHPPDLSNFDSSYARFLAKYQFKFAERFLLFLSMVSQIKPQCLDIFLVNNPQTGQIFTEFGGKKGNVFSGFLPTAETFLFLLASDNLMLRFDLMKLFDARNPLFALNVLEYEPLPPGEPISSIPLHISKNWFEEFTTGERSKPRFSTDFPAHLIETNMEYGDLVLPEHTREHLELLNAWLQHSPTMMNDLGLKHKIKPGFRTLFYGQPGTGKSLAAAVLGKKHNLPVYRIDLSRIVSKYIGETGKNLAKVFDAAENQGWILFFDEADALFGKRTNVSDARDKYANQETSYLLQRIEDHNGLVILASNFKQNIDQAFLRRFQSVIEFPMPEASQRALLWEQGFSPFTKMEAKINLDEIAQKFELTGGVIINVVQYATMQMLKEGGKEIRQKDIIEGVKRELKKSGRTL
- a CDS encoding N-acetylmuramoyl-L-alanine amidase, with protein sequence MTSKFGFTKMDINEFETWISNLRVARTIIHIQEHHTWSPSYINFKGNNHFDLQQGMKSYHVSHNGWMDIGQHFTTFPDGTILTGRSLENTPACILGFNTNAICIENLGDFDTGKDAMTAEHKNTIIRITAALCKKFGIAVNSDNVVYHHWFNLTTGVRNNGTGNNKTCPGTNFFGGNKVENCNQNFLPLVIAALNGTIPQPAQNILKYVAVTADSLNIREDANAQSKKVTGVEPATLGAILRVYGAKNGWYKISASQQHWVNGSFTKNVTRATVKATTLNVRSGPGTNFPKISALTKNQEVFIVEESNGWRKISSDNKWVKKEFLN
- a CDS encoding penicillin-binding protein 1C — encoded protein: MNKIPKAFLISDLFCFALLLAFLFSLPSKLFKTPTSFVIEASNGNLLSAAIASDGQWRFPVADSVPVKFKDCIIAFEDKRFYSHFGIDFLAMSRAMRQNWKAKAVVSGGSTLTMQVVRLSRKQDRTLWQKFLEVILALRLEIRYSKEEIIGLYAANAPFGSNVVGLEAASWRYYGRNAKTLSWGEMATLAVLPNSPSLVHPGKNSTRLIKKRNDLLDKLAKLKYIDQATANLAKLEPVPGKPMPLPQNAPHLLNRFKVEQASLKIPSTRITSTLDENIQLKVNAILKRYNNRYRANDINNISALVFDARTGRVVSYVGNIYQPENADLQSHVDMIKAPRSPGSTLKPLLYASMLNDGFIMPHTLIPDIPTQIAGYSPQNYDLGYDGAIAADKALSRSLNIPAVKMLQQYKYERFYDKLKKLGIGTLNQPADHYGLSLILGGSEVTMWDLANTYMGMVRTLNHFNTYKGLYNPEDYKPASYFNNDGKDEKDYQRTSFLDHGSIWATFNAMEEVMRPGDEGLWEQFSSSQRVAWKTGTSFGFRDAWAIGLTPNYVVCVWVGNADGEGRPGLVGIEAAAPVLFDIFRLLPNGKWFETPTTKLKKIKICKQSGYKAGEYCTNVAEELVPVSGEKTAVCPFHKLVHLDHTGTYRVTDQCESITHMQHKSWFILPPAMEYYYKIKNSDYKSLPPFKDGCDLSGGNSVMEVIYPKNNAIVYIPLELDGTRGKIVINAAHRNPGAKIYWHIDNEYVSTTTNFHQLAISPSPGKHTLTLVDENGERLVQTFTVLDKEKKNNR